CACATGTCGTAATGAGTGCCCATTGCGACATGTGCTGTTACCTACTTGGGGACGTTAGCGCTTGGGGCCGCTTTGCGTTGGGTAGAAGCGCTCGACGCCGGACGCTTGGCCGGCGTCGTTGGCGTCCGGGGTGCGGGGCGCTTCACGGCGGGGGTCTTCGTTACGCCGGAGGGACGCGGAGCCGAAGCAACCGGGCGCTTGGCCGGCGTCCCTGCGCGCGGCGCGGGTTTCCGCGGCGCGGGGGTGCGCTTTACCGCCGTCGAAGGCCTTTTGGCAGGGGCAGTGGCCCGCGAACCAAACGACGGCACCACCGCGCCGAGGAACAGCACAGCCAGTGTCCCAACCCCGGCCGCGGCAGCCAAGTAGAAGTAGATGTCGGAGTCCTGGGTGCTCCCGGCACTGCCCAAGGCGTTGGCATCCTGGTTGAAGGCGATACCCCACATCCGCAGGAACGCGATGCCGCAACCAATGAACAGGCTGGTGCCCGCCGCGCCAAGGAGGACCACGAAGTAGCGGCGGCGGTTGAAAACCTGGACGAGGGACGCCAAATAGCAGACCAGCACAGCGCCGAGGAACAGGTACAACACCAGTTCCTCGAGCACCACCGCGGCCAGTACCAACAGCCCGAGCGAGACGAACGCGGCCACCACCGCTAGCTTCCCGCTGTTCCCCATGTGACGCATGAGGTTAATCATCGCCGACCAAGTGGCCACGCCACGCCGTCGTACATTGCAGTTGAGTACCGTTGTGAGGCCCGCTCAGGCAGCGCTACTTGATAACGTATCCGTGCATGATGGTCATCACGGCGGCCACGCTCTGCTCGCGGGTCCGTTCCGGGTTGTACGTCTGACGGTCCAGTCCCACCACGAAGATCGCTCCGAAGATCGCTGCCTCCAGTGAACCCCGGGCAATGGACTCGTTGACCTTGTACCCGGACGCAACGCTTTCCACGGCCGAACCAATCACGGCCAGGAGCTCAGCCCGGAGTTCGGCGAACACGGCGCTCCACTCGCCGGGCGTGCGCCAGTTTTCACTGACCCACAGGCGGGCGAAGGAGGGGTAGTCGTCCATGAATTCCATGGCCTGGCCCACCATGTTGTTCATGGATTCCAAGGGGTCGCTGGCCTGTCCGCGAACGTCCTGGAGCCGGACCAGCATGATGTCCACACCGTGCCGAAGCAGCTGGGCAATCAGGTCCGACTTACTGCCGAAGTTGTAATAGACAGTCCCCTTGGAGACACCAGCCGCGGCCGCGATCTCGTCCACCGTGACCCCTGCGGCGCCGCGCTCGCCGATCAATTCCATGGAGGCCTCGAACAGACGCTGCTTGGTGGCGTTGGTGCGGCCGGGGCGGAGCTTCTTCTCTGCAGTGCCGGCGGGGACGGGCTCGGTGGTGCTCATACTGCGATCTCCGGCTTCAGCGTCTTGAGGGTCCACACCTTGTGCTTGCGGACGGCGAGCGTGGACAACGCCATTCCCAGCAAAGTGTATCCAAGCAGGCCCAGGACAGTGGGCCAGATCATGCTGAGCTCACCTCCGTAGATCAAGTGCCGCATGCCGGTCACCACGTAGCCCATGGGCAGGACCTCGTGCACCACGTGCAGCGGCATGGGGGTGGTTTGCCACGGGAACGTTCCGCCCGAGGACACCAGCTGCAGGACCAACAGGATCAGCACCACGAACTTGCCGGGTGTCCCCATCAGCGCCACGATGCCCTGGATGATTGCGCTGAAGGCCATCACCGCGGCCAGCATGAACAGCCACATGCCGATGGGGTGTGCGGGGTTCAAGCCCAGGCCAAGGTTCACCACGAGAGTGAGGATGGTGGCCTGCAGCACCGAGACCACGAAGAACGGCAGCCAGCCTCCGACGGCGATTTTCCAGGCAGGGGCGTTCGACGCCAGGGCCCGCTGGGTGATGGGCCGCATGGCCTGGACCAGCATGAAGACGCCGATCCACAGTGCCAGGGTCAGGAAGAACGGGGCGAGTCCGGCGCCGTAAGAGCCTGCCTTGGCCTGCGAGACGTTGTCCACCGCCACGGGATCAGCAATCACCTTGGACACGCTGCTTTTCTGCTCATCGTTCGGGTTGGGGATATCTCCTGCACCCTTGGCGAGTTCGGTGGCGAGGGTGTTTGAACCATCGGCTGCAGTCACTGCGCCGCTGGCAAGCTGTCCAGCGCCGTCGTCCAGTTGGCGGGCACCGTCGTCGAGCTTGGCCGCGCCGTCCAAAGCGGTCTGCTGTCCGGCGGCCAGTGTGGCTGCGCCGGTGTTCAGCTGTCCGGCACCTGCGGCGGCTTTCGAAATCGCGTCGGTGAGTGTCGGCGTGGCGCCGGCGAGTTTGGCGGCTCCGGCGCTCACGGCAGCCGAGCCGTCCGAGAGTTGCTGGATCTTGGCGGCGTCGCCGGAAATCTTGGCCTTCGCGTCCGTCACGGGGCTCGATGCCGCGGCGGCGTCGAAGTCCGCCAGGACCTTGGCGGCCTGCTCCTGCGTCAGCACACCGGCCGCGACCAGCCGCGCGTTGGACTCGACCACCCGGTTCCGGAGGCCTTTGTCTGCCGCTTCAAGCTGCCCGACGACGTCCTGGACTTTCGCGTTCAGCTCGGCGTTTCCGGCGGCTACTTGGGCTGCGCCGTCGGCGAGTTTCCTGGAGTCCGCAGGCAGTGTGGCCGTCTTGTTCTTCAGTTCGGTGAGGCCTGAGCTCAGCTGGCTGGCGCCGGTATTGAGCTGGACCGCGCCGTCCCGCAGTTTGGTCTGTCCGGCCACGAGTTGGTCGGCGCCGGTCACCAGTTCCGTGGTGCCGCCGTGGAGTGTTGTGGCGCCGTCGCTGAGCTTTCCCACGCCTGTGGCAAGTTCCGAGGCTCCGTCCGCGGCTTTGACGATGGAGGCATGGATGGTTCCGAAGCCTGTGAGGAGCTGGTTTGCCGTTTCCTCGCCCACCTCCTTGGCCACTGTGGAGTGAACCGCTGTGGTGAGCTTGTCCACGATGGTGCTCAAAAGGTAGTTGTTGGCGTCGTTGGTGGTGACGTGCAGCATGGCCTGGTTGGCGGCGTCGAAGCTGCCGGGCGAGACCAGGTTGGCGGAGAAGTCCTTGGGGATGCGCAGCGCGAAGGCGTACTCACCCGTACGGACACCGGCGTCTGCATCCTCGGCGCTGGAGACCGGCTTCCAGTTAAAGACGTGTCCCTCCACCAAGCTGTCAGCCACTTTCCGGCCGGCCTGCAGTTCGGTGCCGTCCGACGACGTTGCTCCCGTGTCCTCCACCACCAGCGCGGCGTCGATCTGGTTCAGGTTGCCGTACGGATCCCAGTTCGCATAGAGGTACACGGCGCCGTACAGCAACGGGACCATGGTCAGGGCGAGGATGGTCAGCTTGGGCAGGAGCCCGCCGGTCATGCGCTTGAGTTCGGAGCGGGCGAGCCGCAGAACAGTCACTTTGCAGTCCTTTGGAGGTTTTCGGATTCGGGGTCAGCGGCTGCCTGGGGCGCCGCTGGAGTTTCGAGCGTTTCCGGCTCTTCAGCCACCGGCTCGGCAGCGTGTTTTGCTTTGGGCTCGACGGCGGCGGGTTGGGGCTCGACGGCGGCCGCCGGCTTGGCTTGGGCTGGTTCGACGGCGGCTGGCTCGGTTTCGGAGTGGGCGGCATCCGCCTCCGGTTCGGGTGGATGCATCACGGAGTTGCCGATCACCGCGGCGGCTCCGGTCCAGTTGTCCGGGAGGGCGCCGACGACGGCGACGACGGCAAGTGGCCGCCCGGCGTCGGACGCCAAAGCCTGAAGCCTGGGCAACCACGCTGCGGGATCGGCGCTGTGGCGGTCGGGGGAGTCCACTACGAGGAGGTCCGTGGCCGGATCTGCGAGGGCAAGTGCGGTCAGGAGTTCGAGCCGGCGGGCGGCGGGAATTTGTTCAATCCAGAGACCCGCGATGTCCTCGAAGCTGTTGACCTTCAGCCATGGCTTACTCAGCAACGCGCCACGGTAGCGGCGGGGGATGAGGGAGAGGTCTTCGGTGACGAGGTCACGGACGCTGAGGTGTTGCTCG
Above is a genomic segment from Arthrobacter sp. YN containing:
- a CDS encoding TetR/AcrR family transcriptional regulator, with product MSTTEPVPAGTAEKKLRPGRTNATKQRLFEASMELIGERGAAGVTVDEIAAAAGVSKGTVYYNFGSKSDLIAQLLRHGVDIMLVRLQDVRGQASDPLESMNNMVGQAMEFMDDYPSFARLWVSENWRTPGEWSAVFAELRAELLAVIGSAVESVASGYKVNESIARGSLEAAIFGAIFVVGLDRQTYNPERTREQSVAAVMTIMHGYVIK
- a CDS encoding YhgE/Pip domain-containing protein; the encoded protein is MTVLRLARSELKRMTGGLLPKLTILALTMVPLLYGAVYLYANWDPYGNLNQIDAALVVEDTGATSSDGTELQAGRKVADSLVEGHVFNWKPVSSAEDADAGVRTGEYAFALRIPKDFSANLVSPGSFDAANQAMLHVTTNDANNYLLSTIVDKLTTAVHSTVAKEVGEETANQLLTGFGTIHASIVKAADGASELATGVGKLSDGATTLHGGTTELVTGADQLVAGQTKLRDGAVQLNTGASQLSSGLTELKNKTATLPADSRKLADGAAQVAAGNAELNAKVQDVVGQLEAADKGLRNRVVESNARLVAAGVLTQEQAAKVLADFDAAAASSPVTDAKAKISGDAAKIQQLSDGSAAVSAGAAKLAGATPTLTDAISKAAAGAGQLNTGAATLAAGQQTALDGAAKLDDGARQLDDGAGQLASGAVTAADGSNTLATELAKGAGDIPNPNDEQKSSVSKVIADPVAVDNVSQAKAGSYGAGLAPFFLTLALWIGVFMLVQAMRPITQRALASNAPAWKIAVGGWLPFFVVSVLQATILTLVVNLGLGLNPAHPIGMWLFMLAAVMAFSAIIQGIVALMGTPGKFVVLILLVLQLVSSGGTFPWQTTPMPLHVVHEVLPMGYVVTGMRHLIYGGELSMIWPTVLGLLGYTLLGMALSTLAVRKHKVWTLKTLKPEIAV
- a CDS encoding ABC transporter ATP-binding protein codes for the protein MLSVQQLQINGRRDDLLPATSLQVRRGELLLVAGEGQDQRTALALALSGRMKPSNGVLSWDTTTKTKKIRLASALVDSPGVNEPEQHLSVRDLVTEDLSLIPRRYRGALLSKPWLKVNSFEDIAGLWIEQIPAARRLELLTALALADPATDLLVVDSPDRHSADPAAWLPRLQALASDAGRPLAVVAVVGALPDNWTGAAAVIGNSVMHPPEPEADAAHSETEPAAVEPAQAKPAAAVEPQPAAVEPKAKHAAEPVAEEPETLETPAAPQAAADPESENLQRTAK